Proteins from a single region of Pangasianodon hypophthalmus isolate fPanHyp1 chromosome 7, fPanHyp1.pri, whole genome shotgun sequence:
- the LOC113547199 gene encoding uncharacterized protein LOC113547199 produces MSVFWILILIFSTMYTVQPGRRWVTAQSLTESTVYQPDEELIVDIGNSATLRCCVFIKGFKMIALFKQLNRKKPQIIVKIFKTDGETFHNGFQKSRFQIGRSSNCFYVTILNTTQSDEAMYYCALTEVNIVFGDGTYLKIKGEHVTISSETSKPALCDNSVVCEPTLHGNSTNMNTQEKTVLGLGTALGLCALLIFCLTYFILRRRKCDKKNTSTKNSSGTGQESEAETLNYAALQFSKRKAKAEKRKTGSLDECVYSNVKETVR; encoded by the exons atgtctgttttctggattttaattttgatcTTCAGCACCATGT ATACAGTCCAACCTGGTAGACGCTGGGTTACTGCACAATCTCTCACAGAGTCAACAGTTTATCAGCCTGATGAAGAGCTCATTGTGGATATTGGCAACTCGGCTACTCTGCggtgttgtgtttttataaaagGATTCAAGATGATAGCTTTGTTTAAGCaactaaacagaaaaaaacctcagattATAGTTAAGATCTTTAAAACTGATGGAGAAACATTTCATAATGGATTCCAAAAGTCTCGTTTTCAAATAGGAAGATCTTCAAATTGTTTCTATGTGACCATTTTAAACACCACTCAGTCTGATGAAGCCATGTACTACTGTGCACTGACGGAAGTCAACATTGTGTTTGGAGAtggaacttatttaaaaattaaag gTGAGCATGTTACTATTTCATCAGAAACATCTAAACCAGCTCTGTGTGataattcagtggtgtgtgaacctacactgcatggaaacagcactaacatgaacacacaagagAAAACAG TGCTCGGTTTGGGAACGGCTTTGGGTTTGTGTgcacttctgattttctgtctcacttatttcatactgaggaggagaaaatgtgataaaa AAAACACTTCTACGAAAAATTCTTCAGGAACAGGGCAG gaatctgaagctgagACACTGAATTATGCAGCTTTACAATTCTCGAAGAGGAAAGCCAaagctgaaaaaaggaaaactggctcattagatgagtgtgtgtactccAATGTTAAGGAAACTGTAAGATAA